The Anaeromyxobacter sp. Fw109-5 genomic interval CTGGCAAGGGTGGCCCTCGTCCTCACCGAGCATGACGTCCATCGTCCAGTGGCAGCCGTTCTCGATGGCCCAGTGCATCCGGACGAGCGCCAGCTCCTGGTCGCGGGTCAGCGTGCCGGTGGGTATCGATGTGACGAAGTAGCGCTGCTCGACGGCCACGATCTCGCCGCGCCGGTCGGTCGTCGTCTGGCAGACGTACCAGAGCTGCTGGGCGGCCTCGATGGCGGCGGCGGGATTGCCGGCGACGTCGCGAGCGTACAGTTCGCGCACGATGGTGTGGCCTCTGTACCGCTCCGCGGTCCGGGCGAGCGGGGTGCCGAGGTCGTACTGCCCGTAGTCGCGGGCGATGTCGTGCAGGTAGGGCTGGTTGTCCTTCAAGCCGAAAACGTACCAGCGGCCGAGCGAGGTCACGAGCTCCGCGTTCTCGCGGGCGCAGAGGCCGGCGTCGCCGGTGACGATGCGGAACTGCCCGCCCAGCTGCTCGCTGATGGCCGGGAGCAACCGCCGGAACGCGGTGGACTCGCCCTCCTTGGAGCCGATGAGCCTCTGCCCGACGCAGGGACAGACCGAGGAGGAGGTGAGGGCGGCGCGGAGCGCTCCGAAGGTCTGCAGCGACGAGCCCTCGGCGTCGTACGCCGACTGCTGGGCGCCCTTCACCTTCTCCCCATCGGTGCGCGACCAGGTCCCCTTGCCGTCGAAGCTCACGACGCCGAGCGCGAGGAGGTCGTTGCGCACCACCTTGCGGGCGATGAGGTCCTTCACCTGGGCAAAGACCGTCTCCTCGAGGCCGGCCGGGGACTGCTCGGCGAGGAGGCGGTACAGCGTGGTGTCGCACGGCTTCCCGCGGCCGAGCCCGAGCGCGCAGGCCGAGGTCCGCGAAGAAGTCCTCCGCGCGGCGCAGGCTCCGGCACCCGATGGAGAACGCGGCGGCCAGGCCGCCCAAGAGACCGAGGTGGTCGTGAACGACCCACGCGTCCTCTCGGGGGTCGTCGACCTCCCGGTCCCAGGGGATGTCGGCGTGCCGCATGGCACGCCGGGCTTGTGCTTCGGTGATCGGCATGATCTCCTGCCTCCTGGCCTCTTCTCGTTTGCGCGGGTTCGGCCGTCTTGGGGGTGGGGCCCGCAAGCCCGCAAGCTCCACCCCTTCTCATTTGCGCGGAGGCGATGATCGCCGGGGTCGATCCCCGCGTCGATCTTGCCGATCAGGAAACGGAGGCCGCCGCGGTCGCCGAGTCGCTCGCGACACGAAACTCGCCCCCGTCTCGGCGCCAGCTGGATCCTCAAGCGCCGCAGGCGCGAGAGCGGCGGCCTCCGGTCAGCGGGAATCAGGTCTGGGGACTGACGGACGGCGGGAGAAAACAAGGCGGGTCAGGTCCTCGAAGTCGTCTTCCTGGGGGGAGCGGGACGAGAAGGCCCGTCGTCGTCGGTCGGTGTGGCGAGCTCGCGTTCGAAGTCGTTGATGAGGTCGAAGAGGTCGCGGGCCTCCCAGGCGCGGTTTCGTTTCGCGAGGGTGATGGCGTGGAGGACACCCTTCTCGGCCAGCACCGCGATGGCCTCGTTCACGGCCTGCTTCGAGCGGCCGAGGAACTTCTGCGCTGTCGCGACCGTGACGATCGGGTGCGCCGGCAGTTCGACGATGAGGGCCTCGGCGCTGGAGTGGCGGCGCGGGCGACCTGCGCGTTCTCGCCACTTCTCTTGAAGCGCGGCAAGGCGTAGCGCGAGCTCGCTCGCCTTCGCCGCGGCTCGTTCGATCGCCTCCGCGAACAAGCGAACCCAGTCGGCAGCGCGATCGTCGCGGAACGCGGTCAGCCCGCCGACATACGCCTTCGCGTCGGCAGCGAGGACGAGGCTGACGGGAGGGACATACCGGGGCGCGAGCCCTCGCCGGCGCAGGACGACGTGGATGAGGGCGCGGCCGACACGACCGTTGCCGTCGGCGAAAGGGTGGATGGTCTCGAACTGCGCGTGGGCGATGGCGGCCTGGACCACGGGCGGAAGGTCCATCCGGTTGATGAACGCGACCAGGTCGTCCATGAGGTCCTTCACCCGCTCGGGCGCGGGCGGGACGAAGTCGGCGCGGCCGGGGTTGAAGGCATTCCCGCCGATCCAGTTCTGGCGGTCTCGGAGCTTGCCAGCGATCTCGGGCGTGGTCGTCGCCAGCATCAGGTGGCGGTGGATGTCGAGGACGTCCCTGAGCCGGAGCGGCTTCGCGTTCGTGCCGAGGGTGACCGCGTGCTCCATGGCGACGACGTTGCCGAGCACGGACCGGGCGGTCTCGTCGCGCGCATCGGGCTCCTCGGCCTCGGCGCGGGCGAGGCGGCGCTGGGAGAGGACCAGGCCCTCGATCCGGGACGAAGCGACCGACTCGGCGCGGAGGAGGCGCCGGGCGAGGACCTCGAGGCTGGCCAGCCGGGGCGGGTCGCGGTTCAGGGCGTCGACGGCGCGTTCGGCGGTGGAGACCGCGGCGGCGACGCTCGACGGAAGCGCGAGTTGGAGCTTGGCGACCGGGTCCGGAACGAAAGCCTGGTACCGGAACGCGCGGCGCTCGGCGCGGCCGCCGGGGGCGGACGGGTCGGCGGGCCAGGAGCGAGTCTCGTACCGAGCCATCGTAGAGGAAGCTTTACTAACGGAAGCTACTAGTCAAGGTTTCCAGAGAAAGCTGGACGAGCGGCGAGCGCTGGTCAGGGTTCCGCTGCGGCCGCCCCCGGCGCCGCAGGACCGGATGGGGGGTCCGCTTGCAGACCTCCGCAGCTGCCTACGTCGAGGCCATGAGCCCAGGGAAGGAGCCGCTCGAGCTGCCCGCTCGCGCCGGCACTAACACCAGCGAGAAGGTCGTCGTCACGTTCCGGTTACCTCGCGACCTCGCGGGCTGGCTCGGGCGCGAGGCCGAGAAGCGGGGCTGGTCGATGAACGAGTTCATGGTGACGGTCGCTCACGACCTGTTCGCCTGGTACTCGCTCCCGGACATCGTCGTCGAGCAGCTCGAGGCGGACGCGGAGGCGATGGGGCTCGACCGGCGCAAGTACATCACCCGCGTGCTCATGCGCCGGTACCACGAGGTGCTGGAGAAGGGACCCGGGCTCGAGAAGGCGGCTCATGCCGGGGGGAAGCGGGCGAAGTAGGAGCGGAACATGGCCGAGACGCGCGTGGAGCAGGTGGCGTTCGGGTGGGCGGGGGAGGGGACGACCGACACCGCGGAGCTGCCGCCCGAGGCTAGCCCCTCGACTTCGCCGCCGCTGCGCGGCGGCTACGCTCGGGGCGAACGGGTGGAAGGTCGCGCCTCGAACCGGAAGGTGCCCGCTCGCAGTTCGGCAGAGTCACCGCGGGCGGAGGCGCCGCGGGTCGACGCGCTGCCGCCCGACAACGAGCTCTGGGACGTCCACGCGGGCGTGCGATTCCTGAAGCGCAGCGTGAGCTGGGTCTACCACCGCGCCGAGGACGGCACGCTGCCGGTGAAGCGCATCGGCGGTTGGCGGCTGCGATTCATCCCGGCGGAGCTGCGCGCCTGGGTCGAGGCGAGCGGCGAGCCGCGGCGAAAGGTGGCGAGGGGCAGCAAGGAGTATCCGATGGGCAGCGTCTACAAGCGTGGCCGGACTGGGTGGCTGAAGTACAAGGACGCGACCGGCACGTTGAAGCCGGAGGCGACGAAGGCGGCGACCAAGACGGAAGCGAAGGCGCTCCTCCACGAGATAGAGCGGCGCGTCGAGCGCCAGCGGCTCGGGCCCGAGCCGATCTCGCTCAACCCGGAGGGATGGACGGTCGGCGACCTCCTGCAGTGGTGGCTCGACACGTACAGCCACCACTCGCCGTCGCACGAGAAGAACCTCGGGACCGTTCGCCGCCTGATCCTCGGGGCGCCGCTCGCGGAGAAGCCGCTCCAGCACGTCCAGCCGGGCGACGTCGAGCAGCTCCTCCAGGCAATGGAGGGCGAGGTTTCGGCGAGACCATCAACCACGTCCGCCAGTTCCTGGTCGGCGCGTTCAACCACGCGCGCGAGGCGGCGCTGCGACAGGACGACGGCCTCGATCGTGAGGATGCGACGGTGTTGGCGCGCGGTGCAGGCGCGGCGCCTGTCGCGCTAGTCAAGGTTCCACCGGAAACCTTGACCACCGCTCGTCATGGTCAAGGTTTCGCCGGTTGCGTCCCTGCGGCGGCCGAGAGCGCCTGGCCACGTCCGCCGAATCAAGATCGCCGCCGTCCCTCGACTCCGACGCCGCTTCGCGGCGTCTACGCTCGGGACGAACGTTAGCGGGAGGACGGAGAGGAGGGAGCCGTCAGCGGCTCGCCCTTCGACAGGCTCAGGGCGAGCGGGGCTGGCGGTGTTTCGCGTCGGTCGCTCGAGCGCGCGGCCCAGCTCGGTCACGCCCTGGTGAACCACCGCAGACCCCAGAAACACCGAGGCCGGGACCCCTGTGTCAGGGATCCCGGCCTCATGACTGGCGGGGTGTAGGGGACTCGAACCCCTGGCCTCCGGCGTGACAGGCCGGCGTTATAACCGACTTAACTAACACCCCAAGTCGCAAACTTGGATGGGCGGAACAGGCTTCGAACCTGTGACCCTCGCCTTGTAAGGGCGACGCTCTACCCCTGAGCTATCCGCCCAAGGCGCGAAAGCGGTCGGGTTTCTAGCTTGAGCGGTCCCCCGTGTCAACGGTGTGGCACAGCCCCCGGCCGGCCCGGCGCGGGGCTCCGTCGTGCGGTAGTGAGGCTGGACCAGCCTGGGTACCGATGGTAAGGGGCGGCTCGATGGCTTGGAAAACGGGCACCAAGGTGATCCACCGCGCCCAGCGCGGCTGGGGCGTGGGCGTGATCGTGCAGGTCGCCGAGGAGGGCCGGCGGCTGGCGGTCCGGTTCGCCGGTCGCGAAGGGATCACGGTCGTGTCTGGCCGCGACTCCGCCCTGGTCGAGGTCCCGGCCGACACCCCGATCGAGAAGGCGGCGGCCGGAGGGCCGCTCGACGCCCTCGCCTCGGGCGAGCAGGGGGCCGCCACCGCCTTCGCGCTGCGCACGCGCGTCTCCCGGCTGGAGGCGCTGCGGCGCGCGGACTCGCTCGGTGCGCTCCTCTCCTCGCGCGTCCACGTCCTCCCGCACCAGGTGGGCGCCGCGGGCCGCATCCTCTCCGATCGGCTGCCGCGCTTCGTCCTCGCCGACGAGGTCGGCCTCGGCAAGACGGTGGAGGCGGGCCTCGTCTTCGCCGGCATGCGCCAGCTCGGCATCGCCGAGCGCGTGCTCGTCGTCGTCCCCGAGCACCTCGCCTTCCAGTGGCTCGCGGAGCTCTTCCACAAGTTCAACGCGCTCTTCTCGCTCCTCACCCCCGAGCGCATCGCCGCGCTCGGAGGCGCCGAGGCCGCGCTCGCGCGGTCGCCGCACGCCATCGTCTCCTTCGAGGCGCTCCGCGACGACCCCGACCTCGCGGACGTCGCCGCCGACATCCCCTTCGACCTGCTCGTGGTGGACGAGGCGCATCACCTCGCCGAGGACGCGCTCCACGCCGCCGTCGCCCCGCTCTGCCGCGCCGCCTACGGCGTGCTGCTCCTCACCGCGACGCCGGTGCGCCTCGACCCGCGCGAGTACTTCCGCCTGCTCTCGCTCGTGGAGCCGGTGCCCTCCACCACGCTCGACGAGTTCCTCGCCCGGCTCGAGCAGCACGAGGCCTACGCCGAGGTGGCGCGCACGCTCCTCGCCGGCGGCTCCGAGGCGGAGGCGCTCGGGGCGCTGCGCGCGCTCGCGCCCGGCGACGAGCTCTTCACGCGAGAGGACCCGGTCCCCGACCGGCTCACGCTCCTCGCCCACCTCGCCGACCGCTACAGCCTCTCCGCCCGGCTCATCCGCAACCGCCGCGTGAAGGTCGGCGCGTTCACCTCGCGCGTGCTGCGCCGCAAGGACGTGGGGGAGGGGGAGAAGCGCGCCGCGCTCGTCGAGCTGTGCGCCCGGCTCGCGAAGGGCGGCGAGAAGGTGCTCGTGTTCGGCCACGACCTCGAGCTGCTCAGGGAGCTGCAGGCGGGCATCGGCGGCGAGGGGCTCGAGGCGCTGCTCTACGACGACGCGCCCTCGCTCGAGGGGCGCGACCGCCTCGTCGCGCGCTTCCGCGATCCGGAGGGGCCGATGGTCCTCCTCTCCGGCGAGTCCGGCGGCGAGGGCCGGAACTTCCAGTTCGCCTGCCAGCTCGTCTGCGCCGACCTGCCCGAGTCGCCGCTCGTGCTGGAGCAGCGCATCGGCCGGCTCGACCGGCTCGGGCAGCACCGGCCCGTCGAGATCCACCTCGTGGTCGAGCCGGGGGAGGAGGCGTTCCTCGCCGACCTCTACGAGAAGGAGATCGGCATCTTCGAGGAGCCGGTGGGCGGCCTCGACGCAGTGCTCGCCTCGCTCCCGGAGGAGCTGGAGGCGCTGCGCCGCAAGCGGACCGACCGCACGCGCGAGGCCTTCCGCAAGGACCTCGCCGAGCGCGTCGCCACCGCCCGCCGGGCGCAGCACGAGGGCGACCCGCTCCTCGACATCCGCTCCGCCGCGCTCCCCGACCTCGCGCGCCTCGTCAAGGGCGCCTTCGGGCGCATGGGCGAGGAGGTCCCGGAGGGCATCGAGGGACCGCGCGTCTCGGGGGAGGCGGTGGAGCAGTCGCTGGTCACGCTCTCGCGCTGGCTCGAGGAGGAGCTCGAGGAGGTCACCACCGACGTCGGCCAGCGGATCGGCATGGAGGTGGACACCGACCAGAACGTCCACCCGTTCGAGGTCGCCTTCACGCTCGGCTCGGGCATGCGCATCGAGGCGCTCCCCGGGATGGAGATGCCGGAGGAGCCCGTCACGTACCTCGGCTCGTACTGGCGAGAGACGGCGGTGGCGCGCGACGAGCTGCAGTGGTTCGCGACCGGGCACAAGCTGGTGGAGGCGCTCGTCGGCCTGGTGCGCGACGGCGACGCCGGCCGCTCCGCCGCGCTGAAGCGGGAGTGGGCGCCGCGCCGCGGCGGCCTGTACGTGCGCTTCGAGCCGCGGCTCGCCTCGAGCGCCGACCTCGCGCCCGGCGCGCGCGTGGCCTCCCGCCAGGCCTCGCGGTACCTGGATCTCTCTCCGGTCTCGGTGCTGGTGGAGCTCGAGCCGGGCCACCGCCACGTCGCGGGCGGCGCGCAGCGCGTCGAGGACGAGATCGAGGGGGTGCAGGACGCGAAGGTCGGTCCCGCCCCCGCCGCGCTCCTGCAGGCCGCCCGTGAGGCCGCCGAGAAGGAGGCCCTCGAGATCCTCGCGCGCCGCCGCGAGGAGGCCCACGAGCTGCTCGCGTTCCACGCCGACTACGAGGAGGAGCGGCTCATCGAGTCCGCCTTCCAGGGCGGCGCGCCGCGCGCCCGCATCGAGGCCGCGCTCCTCGTCCTCCGGCAGCACCGGGAGGTGGTCGGGCGGGCCATCGACAAGGCGAAGCTGGAGCTGGACGCGGCGGCGGTCGTGGTCCCGTAGCTCGGCGCACGATCCCTGCCTGCGACGGGCGGACTCCTCGCTGCGCGCCTGCGGCGTACAGAAGAGTACGCCTCGGCGCTTCGCTCGTCTTGCGCCCGTCTCGGCGACGGGCTCGTGCGCCTTGCGCCTGCGACGGGCGGACTCCTCGCTGCGCGCCTGCGGCGTACAGAAGAGTACGCCTCGGCGCTTCGCTCGTCTTGCGCCCGTCTCGGCGACGGGCTCGTGCGCCTTGCGCCTGCGACGGGCGGACTCCTCGCTGCGCGCCTGCGGCGTACAGAAGAGTACGCCTCGGCGCTTCGCTCGTCTTGCGCCCGTCTCGGCGACGGGCTCGTGCGCCTTGCGCCTGCGACGGGCGGACTCCTCGCTGCGCGCCTGCGGCGTACAGAAGAGTACGCCTCGGCGCTTCGCTCGTCTTGCGCCCGTCTCGGCGACGGGCTCGTGCGCCTTGCGGTACGAAGAGACGCGGCCCGCTACCCGCAGAACCGCTCGATCGCCCGCGTCAGGATGGCCGCCGCCTGCTCGAGCTGCGCGACCTCCACGTACTCGCCCGTGCGGTGCGCCACGCGGATGTCGCCGGGGCCGAACACGCAGGCCTCCGCGCCGAGGCCGATGACCTCGGGGAGCTCGGTGCCGAACGGCACCGTGGTCGCGGCGTTCCCGCTCTCGGCCTGGAGGAAGCGGACGATCTCCGCCTCCGCGGGGGTGACCGCCGCGGCGTCGGTGCGGAGCGGCGTGACCTCCACCTGCACCCGCCCGCCGCTCGACGCGGCGAGCCGCGCGCACGCGTCCTCGAGGAGCCGGAGGGCCTTGCGCGGATCCTGGCCGGGGATGGGCCGCCACTCGTAGGTGAAGCGGCACTCGCCCGCGATGATGTTCCGGGCCTTGCCGCCCTGGATGACGCCCACGTTCCAGGTGGTGTGCGGCGGCGAGAAGGCGCCGTCGGACTCGCCGCGGAGCGCCTCGCCGATCTTCTCGAGCTCCGGGAAGAGCCTCCCTGCCGCGTGGATCGCGGAGGCGCCGACCTCCGGGTAGGCGCTGTGCCCCTCGAGCCCGGTGAGCACCACCTCCACCGCGCAGTAGCCCTTGTGCGCGCGCACCGGCGTGAGCGACGTCGGCTCGCCCACGATGGCGTGGCGCGGGTGGACGCGACCCTCGGCGAGGAGCCGCTTCGCGCCGAGGCAGCCGATCTCCTCGTCCGCGGTGAAGAGGAGCGTGAGCGGCAGCCGCGCGGGCCGCGAGCGGGAGGCGGCGACGAGCGCGGCGGCGAGGAAGCCCTTCGTGTCGGCCGCGCCGCGCCCGTAGATGCGCCCGTCGCGCTCCGCGCCCGTGAGCGCCTCCTCCCAGGCCGGATCGAACGGCACGCAGTCCGAGTGGCCGACGAGCGCGAGCCCGCCGCCCGCCTCGGGGCCGCGCCGGCACACGAGGTTGCCCTTCTCGACGCCGCTCGCGTCGAGCCAGCTCTGGCGGCGGGTCTCGAACCCCAGCGCCCGCGCGTCGCGCTCGAGCAGGTCGAGCACCGGCAGGTTGGAGCGCGTGGAGGTGGAGTCGATCGCGATGAGGGACCGGAGGAGCGGGACGAGTTCCATGGGAGGGGAGCCTAGACGAGGCGCGAGCGTCGCGCCGTCCTTCTCGCGGCGCATGGGGTCACGCCCCGCCCCACAGCCGGGCCATCACCCCACGGAAATCCGCGAGGATGCGCTCGGCAGGCACCCGCCCGGGCGCCGTGGCGCCGCCGGTCACCACCGGCTCGCCGGCGACGTGGACGGAGCGGATCGCGGTGCGCGCGGCCGCGAACACCACCGTGGAAAGGAACGCCTCCGTCCCGCGAGCTCGTGCTTGGACGGGCTCGGCACGAGTGGACAGGTCTGCGCCCGCGATCGACGGGTCGTCGAGGTCGAGCGCGACGAAGTCGGCCGGCTCACCCGGGGCGAGCGTCCCGCCGGCGAGGCCGAGCGAGGCCATGCCGCCCGTCGTGGCGGCGCCGAAGAGGCGCGCCGCGAGCGTGCCGGGGGGATCGTCGAGCACGTTCCGCTCCCCGCGCACGAGCCGAAGGTGCAGCTCGAGCGCGCGTGCCTCCCCGAGCAGATCGATCTCCACGAGCGAGTCCGCCCCGAGCGCGAGCCGCGCGCCGGCCGCGACCAGCCGGTCGGCGGGGACCACCCCGTCGCCGAGGTTCCGCTCGGTGAGCGGGCAGGCGCACACCGTCGAGCCCGCCGCGCCGATGGCGCGGACGTCGGCGTCGTCGAGGTGGATGGCGTGGACGAGCGTCGTCCCGCGGTGGAGCGCGCCGGCGCGGGCGAGCAGCGCGACGGGCGAGACGCCGTGCTCGGCGCGGCAGGCGGCCACCTCCGCGGGCTGCTCGGCGGCGTGGACGTGAAGCGGGAGCCGCCGGCGGCGCGCCTCCGCGGCGAGCGCGGCGAGCCACGGCTCGGGGCAGGCGCGGACGCTGTGCGGCGCGATCCCGACGGAGACGAGGGGGTCGCCGGCGAGCGCCGAGGCCAGCTCGTCGAGGCCGGCGAGGTAGGCGTCCTGAGAGGGCTCCACGAAGCGGCGCTGCAGCGGGTCGGGCGCGAGCCCATGGCCCGCGCGCGCGTACGCCGCGCGCAGCAGCACGATCCGCAGCCCCACGTCGCGCGCCGCCCGCACCACCCGCAGGGCCAGCTCGGCGGGCTCGGCGTAGGGGCGCCCGGCGGGATCGCGGTGCAGGTAGTGGAACTCGCCGACACAGGTGACGCCCGCGCGGGCGAGCTCGTGGAACGCCATCCGCGCGACCGCCTCGAGGTCGTCCGGCCCGAGCAGGTTCGCCGCCTCGTACATGGCGGCGCGCCAGCTCCAGAAGTCCTCGCGGCCGCCGCCGCGCCGCTCGGTGCGCCCGCGGATCGCGCGCTGGAAGGAGTGCCCGTGCGCGGACACGAGGCCGGGGAGGATCGCCTGCCGCGGCAGCGGCACGAGCTCGGCGCCGGGGAGCGGCTCGCCCACGGCCACGACCGCGCCGCCCTCGACCGAGAGCGCAGCGCCTGCGCGCAGCTCGCCGCCGGCGAGGAGCAGATCGGGCAAGTAGGCGCGCGGCGGCACGGGCAAGGGTTCGTGAGCGGGAGGGCGGCGCGTTATGATGCACGGCGTGCCGCTCTCCTTCGTGAAGTACCACGGGCTCGGGAACGACTTCATCGTCGTGGACGGGCCCCTGATGGATCCGGACCGTGCCCGGCGACTGTGCGACCGGCGGCGCGGGATCGGCGCCGACGGCGTGCTCACCGTGCTCCCCCCCAGGACCTCGGGCGCCGCGGCGACCATGCACATCTTCAACTCCGACGGCTCGGTCGCCGCGATGTGCGGCAACGGCGTCCGCTGCGTCGCCCGCCACCTCGCCGAGACGCGCGGCCTCTCGGGCGCGCTCGTCATCGACACGGACTCCGGCCCGAAGCGCTGCGTCGTGCACCGCACCCCGGCCGGCGTCCCCTCGGCCGTGTCCGTGGAGATGGGGCCGGCGGCGGTGCAGGGCGACGAGGAGCTCCGGGCGGGCGGCGAGACGGTGCGCGCGGTGCGCGTGTCGATGGGCAACCCGCACGCGGTGCTGTTCGACACGCCCACCCGCGAGCGCGCGAGCGCGATCGGCCCGCTGCTCGAGCGCGCCGTGCCGGGCGGCGTCAACGTCGGCTTCGCGCGCCCGGGTCCCCATGGCATCGACCTCGTGGTCTGGGAGCGCGGCGCGGGGCTCACCGACGCCTGCGGGACGGGCGCGTGCGCCGCCGCGGTCGCCTCGGTCCGCGCGGGCGCGGTGAAGGCGGAGACGCCCGTCGAGGTGCGGCTCCCCGGCGGCGCGCTGGAGATCACCGTGGGCGCGGATCTCGTCCGCGTCACGATGCGCGGCCCCGCAGCGCGGGTCTTCGCCGGCGAGACGGACCTCTAGGGCATGGCGACCGGCCGGATCCTGGTCGTCGACGACGAGCGGCTCTACCAGGAGCTGTTCCGCGACGCGCTCGCGGGCGCCGGGCACGCCACGCGCACGGCGTCCTCCGCCGAGGAGGCGCTCGCGCTGCTCGCCGACGAGCGCTTCGAGCTGCTCGTCACCGACATGGTCATGCCCGGCCTGGACGGCGTCGGCCTCGTGCGCGAGGCGAAGCGGCGCGATCCGGATCTCGAGGTGGTCGCCGTGACCGGGCGCGAGGAGGTGCGCCTGGCGGTGGAGGCCATGAAGGCCGGCTGCGCCGACTTCCTCACGAAGCCGCTCGAGCCGGAGGAGCTGGTCGAGATCGCGGAGCGCGCGCTCGGAAGGGTCCAGCTGCGCCGCGAGCACTCCAAGCTCGTCAGCGAGAACCTCGACCTCACGCGCGCGCAGGCGCTCTACCGGCAGGGGCTGCAGATCCTCTCCACCCTCGACGGCGAGCGGCTCCAGGACGTGGCGCTCTCCGTGCTCGCGCGCGTCACCGACGCGCAGGGGGCGGCCCTGTGGACCGCCGACGAGCGCGGGCAGCTCCAGCTGCGCGCCTATCGCGGGGTGGTGGATCGCGCCGCGCTGCCCGCCCGCATCGACCCCGCCGGCGAGGAGTGGGCCGAGCCGCTCCGCGGGGGGGCGCCGTTCCAGGTGCCGTTCGCGGGGGCGGGGGAGGGGTTCCTCGTGCCGCTCGTCGCCGACGACGAGCCGGTCGGGGTCGCGCTGCTCTCCGACCGCGCCGCCGGTCCGTTCGGCCCCGAGGAGCACCAGGCCGCCGTCACCATCGCCGACTTCGCCGCCATCGCGGTGAAGAACGCCCGGCGCTTCCAGGCGGTGGAGCGGGTCGGGCTGCGCGACCGCGAGACCGGCGCCTACAACCTCGCCTACTTCGTGGACTACGCGGGCAAGGAGTTCTACAAGGCCCGCCGCTACGCGCGCTCGTTCTCGCTCGTGGTGCTGTCGCTCGACAACGCCGAGCAGATGCGCAAGGAGGCGGGCCGCGAGCCCTACCGGCGCGCGGTGCGCGACCTCGTCGCCGCGGTGGCGCGCGTCGGCCGCGACGCGGACATCCTCGCCAAGGTGTCGGAGAGCGAGTACTACGTGCTGCTCCCCGAGACCGATCACTTCGGCGCCCTCATGTTCCTCCGCCGCGCGGTGGACGAGGTGCGGCGCGAGGACGCCATCCAGCGCGTCGAGGAGCGCTGCCCGGTGCTCCTCTCGATGGGCGCCGCCACCTTCCCGAAGGACGGGGAGGACTTCGACGAGCTGCTCCACTGGGCGCGCGCCCGCATCCTGGAGCAGCGCGGCTCGCTCCTGCGCCGGCTCCACCTCGACGACCTCGACCCCGCCGCCTTCTGGGAGCTCGCGGATCTGTTGCTCTCCGGCTCCTCCCACCTCCCCGAGAGCACCCCCTCGGCCCGCCCGCGCGCCGACGGCGAGCTCCTCGCGGCCGTGCAGCGCGAGGCGGCCCGCGAGCTGGCGCGCGACCCGCGCGCGCGCGGGATGCTCTACGTGGGCGGGCCGGTGGACGCGGGGATCGCGCCGCTGGTGCAGGCGTTGCCGGCCGGCGACGCCCTCGCGCGCGCGGGCGATCCGTCCGCGCGGGTCTACCTGCTCGGCCCGCGCGGGCGCGACGCCGCGTCGGTCGTGCACCCGCTCGTCACCGAGGTCTACCTCGACGGCGACAAGCGCTTCGCCGACCACGGCTTCGTGCTCTTCCTCTCCGAGCACTCCGCCTACGCGCTC includes:
- a CDS encoding ISAs1-like element ISAnsp13 family transposase codes for the protein MRACGPHPQDGRTRANEKRPGGRRSCRSPKHKPGVPCGTPTSPGTGRSTTPERTRGSFTTTSVSWAAWPPRSPSGAGACAARRTSSRTSACALGLGRGKPCDTTLYRLLAEQSPAGLEETVFAQVKDLIARKVVRNDLLALGVVSFDGKGTWSRTDGEKVKGAQQSAYDAEGSSLQTFGALRAALTSSSVCPCVGQRLIGSKEGESTAFRRLLPAISEQLGGQFRIVTGDAGLCARENAELVTSLGRWYVFGLKDNQPYLHDIARDYGQYDLGTPLARTAERYRGHTIVRELYARDVAGNPAAAIEAAQQLWYVCQTTTDRRGEIVAVEQRYFVTSIPTGTLTRDQELALVRMHWAIENGCHWTMDVMLGEDEGHPCQASRASIETVSWLRLIGYNAVSAWRTLAPRKDGRPVAWARAMETLRDALLAAEVTDHRELASAVT
- the argE gene encoding acetylornithine deacetylase; its protein translation is MELVPLLRSLIAIDSTSTRSNLPVLDLLERDARALGFETRRQSWLDASGVEKGNLVCRRGPEAGGGLALVGHSDCVPFDPAWEEALTGAERDGRIYGRGAADTKGFLAAALVAASRSRPARLPLTLLFTADEEIGCLGAKRLLAEGRVHPRHAIVGEPTSLTPVRAHKGYCAVEVVLTGLEGHSAYPEVGASAIHAAGRLFPELEKIGEALRGESDGAFSPPHTTWNVGVIQGGKARNIIAGECRFTYEWRPIPGQDPRKALRLLEDACARLAASSGGRVQVEVTPLRTDAAAVTPAEAEIVRFLQAESGNAATTVPFGTELPEVIGLGAEACVFGPGDIRVAHRTGEYVEVAQLEQAAAILTRAIERFCG
- a CDS encoding Fic family protein — translated: MARYETRSWPADPSAPGGRAERRAFRYQAFVPDPVAKLQLALPSSVAAAVSTAERAVDALNRDPPRLASLEVLARRLLRAESVASSRIEGLVLSQRRLARAEAEEPDARDETARSVLGNVVAMEHAVTLGTNAKPLRLRDVLDIHRHLMLATTTPEIAGKLRDRQNWIGGNAFNPGRADFVPPAPERVKDLMDDLVAFINRMDLPPVVQAAIAHAQFETIHPFADGNGRVGRALIHVVLRRRGLAPRYVPPVSLVLAADAKAYVGGLTAFRDDRAADWVRLFAEAIERAAAKASELALRLAALQEKWRERAGRPRRHSSAEALIVELPAHPIVTVATAQKFLGRSKQAVNEAIAVLAEKGVLHAITLAKRNRAWEARDLFDLINDFERELATPTDDDGPSRPAPPRKTTSRT
- a CDS encoding AlpA family transcriptional regulator gives rise to the protein MAETRVEQVAFGWAGEGTTDTAELPPEASPSTSPPLRGGYARGERVEGRASNRKVPARSSAESPRAEAPRVDALPPDNELWDVHAGVRFLKRSVSWVYHRAEDGTLPVKRIGGWRLRFIPAELRAWVEASGEPRRKVARGSKEYPMGSVYKRGRTGWLKYKDATGTLKPEATKAATKTEAKALLHEIERRVERQRLGPEPISLNPEGWTVGDLLQWWLDTYSHHSPSHEKNLGTVRRLILGAPLAEKPLQHVQPGDVEQLLQAMEGEVSARPSTTSASSWSARSTTRARRRCDRTTASIVRMRRCWRAVQARRLSR
- a CDS encoding SNF2-related protein, with the translated sequence MAWKTGTKVIHRAQRGWGVGVIVQVAEEGRRLAVRFAGREGITVVSGRDSALVEVPADTPIEKAAAGGPLDALASGEQGAATAFALRTRVSRLEALRRADSLGALLSSRVHVLPHQVGAAGRILSDRLPRFVLADEVGLGKTVEAGLVFAGMRQLGIAERVLVVVPEHLAFQWLAELFHKFNALFSLLTPERIAALGGAEAALARSPHAIVSFEALRDDPDLADVAADIPFDLLVVDEAHHLAEDALHAAVAPLCRAAYGVLLLTATPVRLDPREYFRLLSLVEPVPSTTLDEFLARLEQHEAYAEVARTLLAGGSEAEALGALRALAPGDELFTREDPVPDRLTLLAHLADRYSLSARLIRNRRVKVGAFTSRVLRRKDVGEGEKRAALVELCARLAKGGEKVLVFGHDLELLRELQAGIGGEGLEALLYDDAPSLEGRDRLVARFRDPEGPMVLLSGESGGEGRNFQFACQLVCADLPESPLVLEQRIGRLDRLGQHRPVEIHLVVEPGEEAFLADLYEKEIGIFEEPVGGLDAVLASLPEELEALRRKRTDRTREAFRKDLAERVATARRAQHEGDPLLDIRSAALPDLARLVKGAFGRMGEEVPEGIEGPRVSGEAVEQSLVTLSRWLEEELEEVTTDVGQRIGMEVDTDQNVHPFEVAFTLGSGMRIEALPGMEMPEEPVTYLGSYWRETAVARDELQWFATGHKLVEALVGLVRDGDAGRSAALKREWAPRRGGLYVRFEPRLASSADLAPGARVASRQASRYLDLSPVSVLVELEPGHRHVAGGAQRVEDEIEGVQDAKVGPAPAALLQAAREAAEKEALEILARRREEAHELLAFHADYEEERLIESAFQGGAPRARIEAALLVLRQHREVVGRAIDKAKLELDAAAVVVP